CTGTAtcaaaaagtatttcttttagtTTCTTGCATTGTATTGGTAAAGACACAGATAATTGTCATAATTACTACAGCATCTACTGGGCTTTTTGTAACATTcctttatttgcatttacacTAGGTTTGGGATTGAGCCTTACCAGAGCCTCCAAGCCTTAACCTTTGCAGTGGATCAGATTAATGCAGATCCTGAACTCCTTCCCAACATTACACTGGGGTTCCAGGTTTATGACACATGCAGGACTCTGAGACGAGCAGCACAAGGAACTTTTGCAATGCTTTCAGGAGGAGAGGAAATTATCCCAAATTATCACTGCAATAAAGGGGCACCTCTTGCTGGTATCATTGGAGACTCTGGGTCCACACGATCCATTCTTATGGCCCAAATTTTAGGACTGAACCGTTACCCACAGGTATACATAACTAAAGAAAGGCTGGCcagaagaaaatgtaaatgtttccCTTTTGTTAAGGTTTCTTTTGCAATTGGTGCAGGTTTAGGGGCATATTAGCCTTAATTAATGCTATATAATGCATACAGGGATACTTAATActtatttttcaattacatttacagactATTTCTAATCATTCTTCAAATTAttaaaagcattgttttttttccagatcagtTATTTTGCAACTAGCCCTGTTCTCAGTGAAAGGGACCTGTTTCCTTCCTTTTTCCGTACCATACCTAGTGATGAGTTTCAGATGAAAGGTCTAGCCCAGCTGGTTtctcattttggttggtcttggGTTGGTCTCCTGGCCAGTGATAATGATTATGGACAGTATGGACTTCAGATGGTGCGGCAGGAGGTAATAAATCATGGTGCCTGCGTGGCCTTCACTGAAAATATCTTGACCACTCAACCCAACAGGAATGCACCTCGCATTGTCCAAGTCATTATTCAATCAACCGCAAATGTTGTGATTGTGATAGCCTCTGATTCTGACTTTGTGATTGTGGTGGAAGAGTTGTTGAAGCAAAATGTGACTGGGAAGATCTGGGTAGCTAGCGAATCTTGGTCAACTTCAGCTTTACTTTCTGCAAAAAGATTCCAAGTTGTATTATTGGGTTCTGTGGGCTTTGCCATCCATGCTGGGCAGATACCAAACTTTACCAACTACCTCAATAACCTCCACCCATCAAATAACCCTCAAGGTTCACACATATGGGAATACTGGGAGGAAATGTTCTCTTGTAAGTGGCTTAATAAAGATAACTCCGTGGGAAATGTAAAAGCATGTACAGGCAACGAAACATTACAAAGCTTATTGTCTGAAGAGAATGGCAGATTATCTTTCAATGTGTATACAGCTGTTTATGCCATTGCATGGGCCCTACATAATCTACATTACTGTGCACCTGGAAATGGGCCATTTTCTCACAGTGCATGTGCCAACATTTCTTCCTTTTACCCTTGGCAATTAAGAGACTCTCTAATTCTATTACTATTTAGTTTAAGTAGTTTAAGAGTATTTAAGAGTTTAAAGAATATAAATCTTAAAAGTTCCCAACTGGCCCATTAACATAAATGAAGTACCCATAGTGCAAGTCCTATTGGCATGTAATGTACATATTGGAATTTTCCTTGGTCAATCAGCAATAGCATCAACTACTATATTTAACTTTTATATAAGGATCCCAATACCATTGAATTTTCCTGTTTTCCTGTAAGCTTGTTATGGCTCTGTACGGCTTTAAGATAATTTACAGTACATGATAGGGGTGGAACCATAACAGACTAAGACTTTAGACTAAGAaatgatttttctatattttttttaactagattttccactatataaaaaatgtaaatttcaagaATAAAGATGGGAGCCACATGTTCTTTGATGAAAAAGGGAACCCTCCAGCCATTTATGACATTGTGAATTGGCGTCTGAGACAGAGTATCACATTGGAGCAGGTTGTAGTTGGGAGTTATGACTTGAATGTTCCTAATGGGAAGACTTTGAATGTAGACAATTCCAGGATTGCATGGAGCAATACTAATGCTCAGGTACTATAAGAGAATTGGGTCACTACTCTTTATCATACCTACAAATATAGGTACAAGTATATGTACACTAATAAGGACAGGGAGATATAGGAGCTAGGAATGGATGCATATTCTGAACCTCAGTGATGAACCACCAAGGTTCTTCAGTAAATctaaaattcaaagatatatttccagtcaattctcaaagttaaaaaatcactttttattcagcataaatattaaaaaagtaggcatacagaccaaccgatactccgcccgggcggagtatcggttggtctgtatgcctacttttttaatatttatgatgaataaaaagtgattttttaactttgagaattgactggaaatatatctttgaatttttgaattgagtgccctttggagttgggggctatattccagcacttggccctttttgacaggcctatatagactgcattagttgagtagtaaagttttttttggtcttcAGTAAATCTGCCAAGAAAGGCAAGGCAGAAGGTTTGTGAAGAGTATCTTCAGGACTGGAGGATTCAAAACATTTCTGAAcaatatggggccgattcactaacttggagtgaaggattcggagtaaaaaaactttgaatttcgaagtgttttttgggctacttcgaccatcaaatgggctactacgacctacgactacgactttgttctattcgaccattcgatagtcgaagtactgtctctttaagaaaaaacttcgaccccctagttcgccatctaaaagctactgaactcaatgttagcctatggggaaggtccccataggttttcctaagtttttttgatcaaaggatattccttgatcgttggattaaaatcctttgattcaaaagattttatcattcgatcaaaggaataatccttcgatcgttcgattgcactatttgcgctaaaatccttcaacttcgatattcgaagtcgaaggattttaattcccagtcgaatatcgagggttaattaaccctcgatattcgaccctttgtgaatcggcccctaagtgtagacCATAGTTTCACAGAGGGACCAAGAAAgtcaacaaacatttttaaacaacatTAAAAATTAACACTGATTTAACTAGCACTCAACATAAAACTCAAACATAATGCCCTATATGACGGATAATTATTCTATTTTCCATATTTGTGATTTAACTATTTACAACGGTGAAGGgaataaaatgtttccattttgatTTTGCCTTTTGAGCCATGACATCACATTCCAAATGCATTTAGCAAAACctgttataattgtattattaattCCCTAGGTTCCTATGTCCAACTGCAGCCCAAGCTGCCCTTTAGGATTTAGGAAGGTGATAGTACCTGAAAAACCCCTTTGCTGCTATGAATGTGCACCCTGCCCACAGGGTCAGATTTCAAGCCAAAtaggtaaaatgtataaaactgtTATACTCTTTGAGAATAGACCAACTTATAATATAGTTTACATAAGCTGAAAACAAATGTTGCTTTCCAGATGCTGTGGAATGTCACCAATGTTCTTGGGACACTTGGCCCAATCTACAACAGGACAGATGCTTACCAAGAACTACAGAGTTCCTTTCCTATGAAGAGTCTTTGGGTTGCAGCTTAGCAGCCACCTCCATCTTCTCATCTTTAATTCCACTTATTATATTAGGAGTTTTTATCAGTTATAAACAAACACCCGTTGTGAGAGCCAACAACTATTCCCTTAGTTGCCTTCTGCTGCTTTCCCTGTTCCTCTGTTTCCTTTGCTCTTTAGGGTTCATTGGTTACCCACAACCTGAAATGTGTCTTCTGCGCCAGGTGGCATTTGGGATGGTTTTCAGTCTCTCCATCTCTTGTGTTCTGGGCAAAACGATCACAGTtatcattgcctttaatgcaaccAAACCAGGCAGCAGATTAAGAAAGTGGACAGGGGTAAGGATACCATACTGCTTCATTATGATTTCTGTCTTTATTCAGCTGTGCATATGTTTGGTTTGGATGATCCCATTCCCTCCCTTTCCTGaacttgatactgacacaaagCCTGGAGTAATCATTGTTAACTGTAATGAAGGGTCACTTACAGCTTTCTGGTGCATGTTGGGATATCTTGGAGTCTTGGCCACCATCAGTTTCATTGTGGCTTTCCTGGCTAGAAGACTCCCTGACAGTTTCAATGAAGCCAAATTTATCACATTCAGTATGTTggctttcctcagtgtctgggtGTCCTTTATCCCAGCCTATCTCAGTGCACGGGGCATGTATACTGTGGCAATGGAGGTCTTTGCCATTCTATCCTCCAGTTGGGCTTTGGTGTTCTGTATCTTTGTTCCAAAATGCTTCATCATATTGTTTAAACCCAACCTGAACTCTAGAGATCATATTACATTTAaaggcaataataaataatagtgcaAAATGTACTGTTCccataacccctttaaaatgattctTCCAACTGAGTCTTATTTTCTCCAATCAACAGGTTCTGTTCAAAGGgattttcatttttagtatgaaggGAGTTcttgtaatacatttttaagtggcttttattttttttgttggtttttgtgTTCTTTGGATTCTCTCTCTGGTTGCCAAGAATTACCGGTATGGCAAACAAGAAAGACAAATTATTTGAAACCcccaaaaagtcaaattaaaaaaaaatcaaattaacaaaaacatattaaaaaatcaattaacAAATGATCTGTGTATAAATGTCCGTATCACACTAGAAGTTAATTCGACCATGAAGGTCCCCTTAAAAAATTAATGTGTTCAGTAACAATATTGTACGATCTTAACTATTATCTAAAATGTTAATTAAGCTGgctatatatgtaaaaataaacattttggttTTGGGAAAGATTGTTCTGTAGGCAGACATGGAAAGAGTAACACATGAACCAAGCAATATTACTACTCCTTTAAGCCAACCAAAGCAATATTTTTCAGACCTACCAAATGAACAAGACAGGATTTGACAGTCAcagaaataaaattgaatttgagtATTTTTACTTTCAAATTTTCTGAATTctaatatttgagatttataaatTGAAATAGACTAGAGGACCTAATTATTAACattaagattttctttttttcacaaatcatattttccttctaaaaatttgtgggttttttttcatttaaattgaagatttattaaggataaAAACcgcaaaaaactctaatacaaaatgtTTCCAGGTAAAAGAGggccaatagaagtcaatgggagctgtgcggATTTTATTGGAGCTATTTTTTAATAActcagggctcatttataaacattgggcacatTTGCTCCTGGGCATGATTGTTTTCAGTGTTGAACCTGCAACTCACACTgaaaaagttaatcactgattggttgctatgggttaatgcccaagtgcaaatatgcccagtgtttataaatgcgcCCCTCAGCCTTTCAGAGTTTTTGTGTCTTAAAAAATtgtacttttagaggttttaaagatatattttttttttttgaaacgttCAACACTatattctgtttgtactttttattttctgatcttttaataactttcatggcattcattgttttagagaaatcgagtttaattgtggtttcaaaaagctcaatAAAATTTGACctgatttaataaatattaagattaagattttttttctatcaaaTTTTCTTCTTGCAATTTTCCAGTTTGAGTTTTCTTGCATATATGCTATTGATCGATGTTGCACATGGTGGGATGTATCATTTTCTCTGCAGTTACAGTAGTGCCCAGTTTCTGTTTGCTTTGCTCATTATTTTTCTTGCCTGAAAAAACTAAATGAATTCAAATGCAGCATAATCGGATATTTTGGATCTATCTCTGCACTTTAAAAGTGcagttgtcacggtcggcaccctacaccagaacagatgccaagcaccctggtctcggctcgacttcaccagttaagtgaccgcctttggcctcgggaggagccctcggcgtactcagatgccacctggacttaacgagaggtgcaaggcataagttctggcaggcaatgggggcACAACTGTTctacaaggatactggaagataggaagacACCAGGAGCCGGCAGGCCGGGCTAGCACAAGCaggtagaataatcagacaggcaaaaatcaggatagagatatcgaagaatggtcaatggacaggcagaggtcaggattggagaaatCAGCGTagaaaatcaggcaggcaagggtgaaacacagtagatcaaacaggagTCAAggaaaagcacccaggaacaagctaatatGAACCTGACAACGGGCAATTTGCTGAAAaccaaattccccttttaaactgtttgaatttcgcgccaatgcgcgcCGACGCCACACGCCAGCGcacatgcgcctttaaataatgtacgCGCGCCGCGCACGTGCCCTAAGgaaagccggcacaggaacagcctGGATGcaggcggcgggcgtccctgccagaGACACGGCGGATGCCCCCGCATGCCGGGAGcacaccgctagaccaccagggtaagcggatTTCCTTACAGCAGTCCTCAGTGGAATGCAAATCTGTAGATGATCATTTGAGCCAATTTGAACATTAAATTTCAGCTTTATATTGATGAATTCTTCAAGGATCTCCATTTTATTTCCAATCTACCAGAATTCCAATATAAGTGGCATAAGCTAATAATATTTTGGTGTCTATCTCTTCTCACTTTAATTGAAGCTTACAGATGGAAAGATCTGGTAATGAAGACACATGAAGAATAATTGCTAGTTGCAtagaccctttctcaagtgtgagtAGTTGCAATATAGTTACACATGCTACAAATTATACCTATTAACCAGCACCAGTGTGAGGGTTTCATAAAGGGCCGTACATATTAGTGCCCAAAAATGAGTTCATATGTAGAAAAGTCAGTTGGAAAAGTTCATTACAAATTGTttataattgtaacgtctatttTAATTCAAACAGTTTGcaagaattagtgatgggtgaatctgtcctgttttgcttctccaaataattcgcaaaatggtgaaaaatttgcgaaacgcattgaagtcaatgagcatcaaaataattttgatgcaagcgacaatttttacaagtgcagctattttgtcaaaatgcattaaagtgaaacACCAATAATCATCCATGGTATCAGTCATGGTATTGCTAGATTCTATATATATTCAAAACAGTGGATAGTACAATGAAAAGTGGAGAGTATGCATTTGGTGGGGGTCCATGCTTCTCTACTCAACTACTCTGCAGCACATTCCTGTTGATGATTTGATCACAATCACACCTTGGTCAAGGGGTACTTTTGGGTGGAAGTTATATCAGCTTTAAGGCTATGATCTGGGACTGGAAGCAGCTATAGCAACCCAAGTTGTGCCTCACTTTAATGAGTAAATATATAACAGGTGGATAACAGAAGCATGTCTGCTAATTCTCTATGTTATCACAACCACCACTATCTCTCCTCACCAACATATAAACACTACATTCCtttgccaaaaaaagttttttcgatAATTTAGAACAGTGAAAACCAATACTTCATACTATACACACAGCATTTGTGTCACTGTCCTAATGATAAATTCCTTCATGGCGGGAATGCTCCTAAATacctaaaatgtaaaatcaggcaaGGCATGACATATTAGGGACTTTGGGAAGTCCTTTCAGTTGGGGTCTGTggagtatttttattattttgccattgTGGTGATTTCCAATGGCCAATAGTACCTTCTTTGAATGCCTTCTGATTTTTCTATACTCAACGCATTTCATGGATTCTTCATTAAAAAACATATGCCTTTAAACTGCTCTAgagatgaatggagagtggtggaatttcactttagttgattttggtgatctctaacttcactctttgatcaaTATCTAAATGTTCATCAAAATGCCCCATAGCGTCAATATGCATTTGCTGTACTAGATCTTTATGCAACTATCACTGATACATCAATATTTTTCTAAACCTGTATCCATTTCATGAGCTAAGAGGGACCTATTTAAATATCAGTTTAGAAGAACTCAATGTATCAAATGTTAACACTGGGAAAACACAGAAGGTGTAATCAGATTGTAATTAAATGAAATGATAAAGACAACCCTCTGCTATTTCCTATTTAGTGATATAAACCATCCAAATTAAATTCCTTGGTATAATTTCAACTTCAACTTTCAAATAGCGAAAACcaaattacaatttacaattttagGCTTGTTTATGATTGTGGGCAAAGCACAAAATACAGGAACAATTGTATCCTATGTAGCAGGTATAGGAATGTACAAAGGTAACCCTATATCAATGGTCAATGGCAGCTGTAAAGTACAGCATTGTGCTGTGTATCTTCATGTAATCTATATAGTTACATTGTATATAAAGTTCTATCATTTGTGACAATGAAATCATGTCTAGAAAAATTCCAAACTGGGAATCTGATGATTCGTTTAGTTAGGCTCATCTTTGTTTTGTTTCCCTTCCTTTCTCTGACCCTTTCCATTTTACAAGTGTCTTTTTAACTCTTTATACTTTGGGCACTGGTATTTGATGGACTGGGGCACCAGAAGTCCaacagaaaatgagtttattatgAATTGACATGTTTTAAATCAATCAATCAAGCTTTTCATCATTACTCTTTGACCCTAAACtttaacaaagttttttttgtgcttcACTTTTAGATTTGCCACTGAGTACTATGAGAGCATGCATGGTATAATATTTGCTGTTGATGAAATTAACTCAAATCATGAGTTCCTTCCTAATATCACTTTGGGCTTTCAGGTTTTTGACACCTGCTTTACATTGCGACGAGCAACACAAGGGACTCTTTCCATGCTCTCGGGAGGAATGGAAATCACCCCAAAATATAACTGTCATGAGGAAGGCACTCTTGCAGGTATCATTGGTGACTCAGGGTCTACAGCATCAATGTTAATGGCCCATATTTTGGGACTGTACCGATACCCACAGGTAAAAAAATCATGTCACATCATATATAGAATGCTATCATAGTCAGACTTCACAGGTCCAGCATCCTCAAGCTCATAACATACATTATTTAGTTGTTTTATTGAAACCAAATATTCTACCCTCTTTATTTGATCTTACAGATCAGTTATTTTGCCACCAACCCAATTCTCAGTGACCGGCACCTGTTCCCTTCTTTTTTTCGTACGATACCTAGTGATGAATTTAAGATGAAAGGTCTGGCCAAACTGGTCtctcattttggttggtcttggGTTGGTCTTCTAGCCAATGATAATGATTATGGCCAATATGGTCTTCAGATGGTCAAACAGGAGATAATAAAAGCTGGAGCTTGTGTGGCCTTCTCTGAGAATATCTTAATTAGTCAAGCTAATAGAAATGCTCCCCACATTGTTCAGGTGATAAAAGGGTCAACTGCAAAAGTTGTGGTCGTGATAACCTCTGATTCTGACTTCGTGATTTTGGCAGAAGAGTTTTTGAGGGAGAACATATCTGGAATTATATGGGTAGCCAGTGAATCTTGGGCAACTTCGGTTTTACTTTCTGAAGAGCGATTCCAAAAAATCCTAATAGGCGCCCTGGGTTTTGCAATCCATGGTGGGCAGATGCCAGAGTTCACTAAATACCTTGGTAAACTTCGCCCATTTAACAATGTTGACGATTTTTTCATAAGGGAATATTGGGAACAAGTTTTCTCTTGTAAGTGGCCAGATAAAGGAAATATGTTTATGGACAACACTACCGTGAAACCATGTAGAGGAAATGAAAAGCTGGAGAGCCTGCTAAATGAAAACTATCACAGATTATCGCTTATTATATATACTGCTGTTTATGCCATTGCTTGGGCACTGCAAAATTTACTTGACTGCACACCTGGAACTGGACCATTCCAAGATGGGAACTGTGCTAACATATATTCATTTAAGCCTTGGCAAGTAAGGAAATATTTCACCAACTTCCTGAGATTTAGCCTTCTGACAATATGGCTTTTTTCAttcaatttatgttttttattcttatttagcTCCTTCACtacattaaaaatgtacatttcaagACCAAAGATGACAATCAAGTTTTCTTTGATGCAAAGGGAAACCCTCCACCCGTCTATGATATTGTGAATTGGCATCCAACAGCCAATGGAACACTAGAGCAGGTTACAGTAGGAAGATATGATTTGAGTGCCCAAGATGGGAACATCTTCAAAGTAGACAGTTCTATAATTAAATGGCCTGATAATTATACTCAGGTAAGATGAGAGTAaccattcatagttacatagctacatagttaaaggggtgttcaccttcaacttaacttttagtatgttatagaatgtccaattccaaacaagtttgcatttggtcttcattgtttatttttttattgttatttaattatttgcctttttcttctgactcttaacatctttttaaatgggggtcactgaccacatctaaatagaaatgctctgtaaggctacaaatatattgttattgctactttttattcagggctctcctattcatattccagtctcttattcaaatcagtgcgtggttgatagggtaaattggaccccagcaaccagattgctgaaatgtcaTACTGGAGAGCTGAAATGAAGAAACTGAGAAAAttctctgaaatgcattgaagtctattgcgacaaaatgtttttgatttgcaacaaatctttttttttgtgcaacaacTTTTTTCACCCATCGAAGTCTACAGGCATCAGTTTCAAAGCATAACTTGGTGaataatttcgctcatcactacgaaataactcaaaaaccacaaatagtaagaTAGGAAAACCAAtatcaacccctttaagttgggttgaaaaagaccaaagtcaatcaagttcaacctctcccaATGAAACCCAGATCACATACCTATCACACTTACATCAAGCCCGACATACgctcacataaaatatatatatttaccactaGCTATACTTATTGTAGATTGTAGTATAACAATAGCCTATTTATGATATtaagcttgtccaagaaatcatccaagtccctaaaaatcatccaagtccctaaAAATCATCCAAGCACTGGTCTACAGTCTTTTTATCTGTCTTTGATTGTGTCTTATCAGCAATATGACTGATCAGGAATTTGGACCCGGTGCTTAAGTTGTAGACtgtttcagaaatttcataaaacaaTGATAATTATAGCAACACAAAATGTctttcttatatatttttatataggttCCTCTTTCTAGGTGCAGTCCAAGATGTCCTTCTGGATTTAGGAAAGTGATACTACCAGGAAAACCACTTTGCTGCTATGTGTGTGTCCGGTGTCCTCAAGGACATATTTCAAACCAAACAGGTATTGTTCTTCGAATATTCGTCCTGCTTTCTCATTAACAGCCTctgataaaaatgttgttttccagATGCTGTGGAATGTCATTCATGTTCCTGGGACACATGGCCCAATTTACAACAAGACAGATGCTTACCAAGAACAACAGAATTCCTTTCATATGAAGAAGCACTGGGTTGTAGTCTAATTGTCATTTCCATTTTATCTTCTATAATCCCTCTTTTTATTCTGATA
Above is a genomic segment from Xenopus laevis strain J_2021 chromosome 3L, Xenopus_laevis_v10.1, whole genome shotgun sequence containing:
- the LOC108710418 gene encoding extracellular calcium-sensing receptor — translated: MARESINIFQSQPGDILLGGTFRIYLDGVFDDLRFTKNNPEVQCQRFGIEPYQSLQALTFAVDQINADPELLPNITLGFQVYDTCRTLRRAAQGTFAMLSGGEEIIPNYHCNKGAPLAGIIGDSGSTRSILMAQILGLNRYPQISYFATSPVLSERDLFPSFFRTIPSDEFQMKGLAQLVSHFGWSWVGLLASDNDYGQYGLQMVRQEVINHGACVAFTENILTTQPNRNAPRIVQVIIQSTANVVIVIASDSDFVIVVEELLKQNVTGKIWVASESWSTSALLSAKRFQVVLLGSVGFAIHAGQIPNFTNYLNNLHPSNNPQGSHIWEYWEEMFSCKWLNKDNSVGNVKACTGNETLQSLLSEENGRLSFNVYTAVYAIAWALHNLHYCAPGNGPFSHSACANISSFYPWQLRDSLILLLFSLSSLRNKDGSHMFFDEKGNPPAIYDIVNWRLRQSITLEQVVVGSYDLNVPNGKTLNVDNSRIAWSNTNAQVPMSNCSPSCPLGFRKVIVPEKPLCCYECAPCPQGQISSQIDAVECHQCSWDTWPNLQQDRCLPRTTEFLSYEESLGCSLAATSIFSSLIPLIILGVFISYKQTPVVRANNYSLSCLLLLSLFLCFLCSLGFIGYPQPEMCLLRQVAFGMVFSLSISCVLGKTITVIIAFNATKPGSRLRKWTGVRIPYCFIMISVFIQLCICLVWMIPFPPFPELDTDTKPGVIIVNCNEGSLTAFWCMLGYLGVLATISFIVAFLARRLPDSFNEAKFITFSMLAFLSVWVSFIPAYLSARGMYTVAMEVFAILSSSWALVFCIFVPKCFIILFKPNLNSRDHITFKGNNK
- the LOC108710419 gene encoding extracellular calcium-sensing receptor, which codes for MQAAGVPARDTADAPACREHTARPPGFATEYYESMHGIIFAVDEINSNHEFLPNITLGFQVFDTCFTLRRATQGTLSMLSGGMEITPKYNCHEEGTLAGIIGDSGSTASMLMAHILGLYRYPQISYFATNPILSDRHLFPSFFRTIPSDEFKMKGLAKLVSHFGWSWVGLLANDNDYGQYGLQMVKQEIIKAGACVAFSENILISQANRNAPHIVQVIKGSTAKVVVVITSDSDFVILAEEFLRENISGIIWVASESWATSVLLSEERFQKILIGALGFAIHGGQMPEFTKYLGKLRPFNNVDDFFIREYWEQVFSCKWPDKGNMFMDNTTVKPCRGNEKLESLLNENYHRLSLIIYTAVYAIAWALQNLLDCTPGTGPFQDGNCANIYSFKPWQLLHYIKNVHFKTKDDNQVFFDAKGNPPPVYDIVNWHPTANGTLEQVTVGRYDLSAQDGNIFKVDSSIIKWPDNYTQVPLSRCSPRCPSGFRKVILPGKPLCCYVCVRCPQGHISNQTDAVECHSCSWDTWPNLQQDRCLPRTTEFLSYEEALGCSLIVISILSSIIPLFILIVFILYKGTPIVRANNYSVSCLLLFSLFLCFLCSLGFIGYPQPEKCLLRQVAFGMVFALCISCVLAKTITVVIAFNATKPGSRLRKWTGVKVSYSLIALCAFIQLFVCVIWLILSPPFPESDISTKPGIIIVNCNEGSPAAFWFMLGCLGLLATISFIVAFLARRLPDSFNEAKFITFSMLAFLSVWVSFIPAYLSARGMYTVAMEVFAILSSSWALVICIFVPKCFIILFKPDKNSREHLRVKGGQK